The Stratiformator vulcanicus genome has a segment encoding these proteins:
- a CDS encoding glycosyltransferase family 4 protein, whose amino-acid sequence MSDSLLKVLLFSGRFEVRASSSYTLRLARRLPEFGVEPRIVCTDARRIDPELRNALSVGIYPHLLSPVLGSVVFEGLRRDQADDPPDLVHAQSLAVLKPAVRLAKLLGCPCIVTFAASPPATTRFPEIGRGCQAAIAISSALRNDLIRRNRVRPNFVRQIHSGVDIPEVDDLNTVLEPGHTPVVGTAGPLEISKGLPYFLGAAARVLASHPQTQFLVSGAGPEEHNLRRLARELKLDGSLTFASSLYDFSRSMSALDIFCLPSLQQGLGATMLEAMANGRPVVATRVGGVDTIVTDGETGLIVPPSDSSRLSERIIELLDDPPLARRIGDAGRTLVRERFQVARMVAETAALYGEVIAGRADLSKSTERKLKCKLPKPTVKN is encoded by the coding sequence ATGTCTGACTCGCTACTCAAAGTTCTGCTGTTCTCCGGCCGGTTCGAGGTGCGGGCCAGCTCGAGTTACACGCTTCGCTTAGCGCGCAGACTCCCCGAATTCGGCGTCGAGCCGCGGATCGTTTGCACCGATGCGCGACGGATCGATCCCGAATTACGCAACGCCCTATCGGTCGGGATCTACCCTCATCTGCTATCGCCGGTGCTGGGATCGGTCGTGTTCGAGGGCTTACGCCGCGACCAAGCGGATGATCCGCCCGATCTGGTTCACGCTCAATCGCTCGCGGTTCTGAAACCGGCCGTTCGATTGGCCAAGCTGCTGGGATGTCCGTGCATTGTCACGTTCGCCGCCTCGCCACCGGCCACGACGCGGTTCCCGGAGATCGGGCGAGGCTGCCAAGCGGCGATCGCCATCAGCAGTGCGCTCCGCAACGACTTGATTCGCCGCAATCGCGTGCGTCCCAATTTTGTTCGGCAAATTCACAGCGGCGTCGACATCCCGGAGGTTGACGATCTCAACACGGTGCTCGAGCCGGGTCACACGCCGGTCGTCGGGACCGCCGGCCCCTTGGAAATTTCCAAAGGGCTACCTTACTTCCTCGGAGCAGCCGCCCGCGTGCTCGCTTCACATCCGCAAACTCAGTTCCTTGTCTCGGGGGCCGGGCCGGAAGAACACAATCTGCGCCGTCTCGCCCGCGAATTGAAACTTGACGGAAGCCTGACGTTCGCGTCGAGCCTTTATGATTTTTCGCGTTCCATGTCGGCACTCGACATCTTTTGCCTGCCGTCGCTCCAGCAGGGACTGGGGGCGACCATGCTTGAAGCGATGGCGAACGGGCGGCCCGTCGTGGCAACCCGCGTGGGAGGCGTTGACACCATCGTGACCGATGGCGAAACGGGACTGATCGTGCCTCCGTCCGACAGTAGTCGGCTCAGCGAGAGAATCATCGAACTCTTAGATGACCCGCCGCTGGCACGGCGGATCGGGGATGCCGGTCGCACGCTCGTTCGCGAGCGATTTCAAGTCGCCCGGATGGTCGCCGAAACGGCCGCACTGTATGGCGAAGTGATCGCCGGTCGGGCGGATTTGTCGAAATCGACGGAACGAAAATTGAAGTGCAAACTGCCGAAACCGACAGTCAAGAACTGA
- a CDS encoding acetyl-CoA carboxylase carboxyltransferase subunit alpha translates to MSAIPHLPFERDVHQLELQLAELEQQPKPSSNIKQAIRNLRVEIKRKRREIFKNLDAWQIVKVARHEERPQTADYIELLFDEFVELHGDKGFGDDRAIVTALAKIDGRKLMFVGQKKGRNLKERNECNYGCAHPEGYRKAIAKMKLAEKYGLPIVTFIDTPGAFPGIEAEERGQAYTIALNLREMAQLKVPIVCIVIGEGGSGGALGIGIGDHVAMLEFSYYSVISPEGCAGILWKHVRHADKAAVALKFTSKDLKRLKVVDEVIEEPLGGAHRDHRATADALTASIISALDNLASIEGDDLVDRRYDRFRRMGVFEERATSEIAAAGDASAADEAGEAATDTSPSNGSSSTSDKATEPASASSTT, encoded by the coding sequence ATGAGCGCCATCCCACATCTTCCGTTCGAACGCGACGTTCATCAGCTCGAATTGCAGCTCGCCGAACTCGAGCAGCAGCCGAAGCCCTCGTCGAACATCAAGCAGGCGATCCGCAATCTCCGCGTCGAGATCAAGCGGAAGCGCCGCGAGATCTTCAAGAACCTCGACGCGTGGCAGATCGTCAAGGTCGCTCGCCACGAAGAACGCCCTCAGACCGCCGACTACATCGAGTTGCTGTTCGACGAATTCGTCGAGCTGCACGGCGACAAGGGCTTCGGCGACGATCGCGCGATCGTCACCGCGTTGGCGAAGATCGACGGCCGCAAGTTGATGTTCGTCGGCCAGAAAAAGGGACGCAATCTGAAGGAGCGAAACGAGTGCAACTACGGCTGCGCTCATCCGGAAGGATATCGCAAGGCGATCGCGAAGATGAAGCTCGCCGAAAAGTACGGCCTGCCGATCGTCACGTTCATCGATACCCCGGGAGCCTTTCCGGGGATCGAAGCCGAGGAGCGCGGCCAAGCCTATACGATCGCGCTGAACCTCCGCGAGATGGCCCAGCTCAAAGTGCCGATCGTCTGCATCGTGATCGGCGAAGGTGGCTCCGGCGGGGCACTCGGGATCGGGATCGGCGACCACGTCGCGATGCTCGAATTCAGCTACTACTCGGTCATCAGTCCCGAGGGCTGTGCGGGCATCCTTTGGAAGCACGTTCGGCACGCCGACAAGGCCGCCGTCGCGCTCAAATTTACGAGCAAGGATCTTAAGCGTTTGAAGGTCGTCGATGAGGTCATCGAAGAGCCTCTCGGCGGAGCGCACCGTGACCATCGCGCGACGGCCGATGCGCTGACCGCCTCGATCATTTCGGCGCTCGATAATCTCGCATCGATAGAGGGGGATGACCTCGTCGATCGACGCTACGATCGCTTCCGCCGGATGGGTGTGTTTGAAGAACGGGCGACCTCCGAGATCGCTGCTGCGGGCGATGCTTCGGCCGCCGACGAAGCGGGCGAGGCTGCTACGGACACTTCGCCTTCCAACGGTTCGTCGTCCACGTCTGACAAGGCGACCGAACCGGCCTCCGCGAGCAGCACGACGTAG
- a CDS encoding CvpA family protein: MWYDLVILGLLAFCTIRGMRRGFVWQLAGIAGLVLAFLFAETLSPVIAPIIGVEPPLNRWIAMFIIYIGASFVSFAIARSMHSALEKAKFVEFDRHLGGIFGFVKGTAFALLITFFAVTLSEAARPTVLNSRAGYVAAVVMWQLQPIMPEGLANILDPYLENFDRPPRATETDGETIIADGSGSGTPGSGSSGDNFGTPPQTPIDRIPGGKDSDFGALPEAKPSPAKNDLRREFESYLAASASRFGVRVLEDFRDRFARSAPTERERLVRDLRATPANVGSVESIFRAWAGVSESVAPPAKPNSASIAEQNRKLLGEIAAVYSDSPKIRDSIINEAQQRFSGVDPSVAQTVLKDWKSDLLDIRPDPDPGTDLATPLEARITRHGRAVESASPKVADGKRKRRT, encoded by the coding sequence ATGTGGTACGACCTCGTCATTCTCGGCCTGCTTGCGTTCTGCACCATTCGCGGGATGCGGCGGGGTTTCGTGTGGCAGCTCGCTGGCATTGCCGGCTTAGTTCTCGCTTTCCTGTTCGCCGAAACGCTATCCCCTGTGATCGCTCCGATCATCGGTGTGGAGCCGCCGCTGAATCGGTGGATCGCGATGTTCATCATTTACATCGGGGCATCGTTTGTCTCGTTCGCAATCGCGCGATCGATGCACTCGGCTTTGGAAAAGGCGAAGTTCGTCGAGTTTGATCGCCATCTCGGCGGGATATTCGGCTTCGTCAAAGGGACGGCGTTCGCACTCCTGATCACCTTCTTCGCTGTGACCCTTTCGGAAGCGGCACGACCGACGGTTCTCAACAGTAGGGCCGGCTACGTGGCGGCCGTCGTCATGTGGCAGTTGCAGCCGATCATGCCGGAGGGCCTCGCGAACATTCTCGATCCCTATCTCGAAAACTTCGACCGCCCTCCCCGTGCGACCGAGACCGACGGTGAAACGATCATCGCGGACGGAAGCGGTTCGGGCACGCCGGGGAGCGGCTCCTCCGGCGACAACTTCGGCACGCCACCGCAGACTCCGATCGACCGAATACCGGGCGGCAAAGATTCCGATTTCGGAGCATTGCCGGAGGCCAAGCCGTCGCCGGCGAAAAATGATTTGCGGCGCGAGTTCGAATCATACCTCGCGGCGTCGGCGTCTCGCTTCGGCGTGAGAGTTCTTGAAGATTTCCGTGACCGATTCGCACGCAGCGCTCCGACGGAACGTGAGCGACTCGTCCGGGACCTTCGTGCGACGCCGGCGAACGTCGGCTCGGTCGAGTCGATCTTCCGCGCGTGGGCAGGGGTGTCGGAATCGGTCGCTCCGCCGGCGAAGCCGAACTCTGCCTCGATCGCCGAGCAAAACCGAAAGCTGCTCGGCGAAATTGCGGCGGTCTATTCCGACAGTCCGAAGATTCGAGACTCGATCATCAACGAAGCGCAGCAGCGATTCTCTGGCGTCGATCCGTCGGTCGCGCAGACGGTGCTGAAGGACTGGAAATCGGACTTGCTCGACATCCGCCCCGATCCCGATCCGGGAACCGATTTGGCGACGCCGTTGGAAGCCCGGATCACCCGTCACGGCAGGGCAGTGGAGTCGGCCTCGCCGAAGGTCGCCGATGGGAAGCGGAAGCGCCGCACTTAA
- a CDS encoding serine/threonine protein kinase translates to MAESESLTKIDDYDVVGQLAKSAVSELYEVREGTKTYVIKRLTTEAAKKSDVVAMLKQEVKVSQSMEHPNLVRAHKFVKTKEHVYAVMDLFRAPSLKIAVQGDVLELHPRFDRLCEQLFPALGYVHSKGWIHNDIKPDNILFSKAGELRLVDFSLAMKKASGVGALFAGKLKAIRGTRTYIAPETIRKEYPNPQTDIYSLGVLLYELLTGQVPFTADNPNELLKKHLASAPPMASQFNSNVTGDVDRYLVKMMAKKRDHRPRDMDEVASEFRSMKVFLQDPTELIAERDKKDAKDAEGGENLGVRLDSRTDAARGGKNAPPSARAKSKPKPRPVPPPAAPPTPPAVASQPPAPAPAQPTAPPPAAPPQAAPAAQQQQPAPAPPVAPAASAQPPAAPPAPQSPPAQQSAPPPQSPPQPQTQSKPAAEQPSHTVHIPGQGHVSPGRGQIPQEVHPSRGEEAEEDLPVMDELPEVL, encoded by the coding sequence GTGGCTGAAAGCGAAAGCTTGACGAAGATCGATGACTACGACGTCGTCGGCCAGCTTGCCAAAAGTGCCGTCTCCGAACTCTACGAAGTCCGTGAGGGCACGAAGACCTATGTCATCAAGCGCCTGACGACTGAGGCCGCGAAGAAGTCGGATGTCGTCGCGATGCTGAAGCAGGAGGTGAAGGTCTCGCAGTCGATGGAGCACCCGAACCTCGTGCGCGCTCACAAGTTCGTCAAGACTAAGGAGCACGTCTACGCCGTGATGGACTTGTTTCGCGCTCCGTCGCTGAAAATCGCGGTGCAGGGGGATGTTCTTGAACTTCACCCGCGATTCGATCGGCTGTGCGAGCAGTTGTTTCCCGCCTTGGGCTACGTGCATAGCAAGGGTTGGATCCACAACGATATCAAGCCGGACAACATCCTGTTCTCCAAAGCGGGCGAGTTAAGACTGGTCGACTTCTCACTGGCGATGAAAAAAGCGAGTGGCGTCGGAGCATTGTTCGCCGGAAAGCTCAAAGCAATCCGTGGAACGCGGACATATATCGCACCGGAGACGATTCGTAAAGAATATCCGAACCCGCAGACCGACATCTACAGCCTCGGCGTATTGCTGTACGAATTGCTGACCGGCCAGGTCCCGTTCACGGCCGACAATCCGAATGAGTTATTGAAAAAGCATCTGGCCTCAGCTCCGCCGATGGCCTCGCAATTCAACAGCAACGTGACCGGTGACGTCGACCGTTACCTCGTCAAGATGATGGCGAAGAAGCGGGATCACCGTCCGCGTGATATGGATGAAGTCGCTTCAGAATTCCGCTCCATGAAGGTCTTCCTGCAGGACCCGACGGAACTGATCGCCGAGCGGGACAAGAAAGACGCCAAGGATGCCGAAGGTGGAGAGAACCTGGGCGTTCGTCTCGACAGCCGAACCGACGCCGCCCGAGGCGGAAAGAATGCGCCACCTTCGGCCCGGGCCAAGTCGAAGCCGAAACCCCGACCGGTTCCTCCTCCGGCGGCTCCACCGACACCTCCGGCGGTCGCCAGTCAGCCACCCGCTCCCGCACCAGCGCAACCGACGGCTCCGCCGCCTGCCGCACCACCTCAGGCGGCCCCGGCGGCGCAGCAGCAACAACCGGCTCCCGCGCCACCGGTCGCGCCCGCGGCGTCGGCCCAACCACCGGCGGCTCCGCCTGCTCCGCAGAGTCCTCCGGCCCAGCAATCGGCGCCGCCACCTCAGTCACCACCGCAGCCACAAACGCAATCAAAACCGGCAGCCGAGCAGCCGTCGCATACGGTTCACATTCCAGGCCAGGGGCATGTTTCGCCTGGGCGGGGGCAGATTCCGCAAGAGGTTCACCCCAGCCGCGGCGAGGAAGCCGAGGAAGATTTGCCGGTGATGGACGAACTGCCCGAAGTACTTTAG
- a CDS encoding CinA family nicotinamide mononucleotide deamidase-related protein encodes MDAEIVAIGSELTRGAKLDTNSQWLSTALAEAGITVHWQVTVADDLPRIAQAFRTAAGRSDLVIITGGLGPTQDDLTRDGLATAFERPLEFDQSQFDQIRRLFESRGRTMAERNRLQAMFPRGATPIPNPIGTAPGIWLEVSKGDRSESVCRFAALPGVPSEMKRMYAEFVRPRLPQTDQIIRTARINIFGAGESEVEERLGELTARDRSPEVGITAHEGTITLRIVARGTSEEDCARQFDAVRTTTTEKLGDLVFGEEDVELEHIVAEHLAKLGRTLAIAETATAGLVAHRLFLTERVDDLVVRAITLSPNQFATLAEMTGSPQLAENEMKGLAADCALKLRRDARSDFGLAISPFETVRDAQVAAGLAISLADETGVEVVRHVPVGDWSIARSRAAKAALDLLRRSLARHR; translated from the coding sequence ATGGATGCGGAAATTGTCGCCATCGGTTCGGAACTGACCCGCGGGGCGAAGCTCGACACGAACAGCCAGTGGCTCAGCACCGCACTGGCCGAAGCGGGCATCACCGTGCATTGGCAGGTGACCGTTGCGGATGATCTGCCGAGAATTGCGCAAGCATTTCGCACAGCCGCTGGGCGATCTGACCTCGTCATTATTACCGGGGGACTCGGGCCCACGCAGGACGACCTGACGCGCGACGGGCTGGCGACCGCCTTCGAGCGACCACTCGAATTCGATCAATCTCAGTTCGATCAGATTCGCCGGCTGTTCGAGTCGCGGGGTCGAACCATGGCCGAGCGAAACCGCCTGCAGGCGATGTTTCCCCGCGGGGCGACTCCGATTCCGAATCCGATCGGCACCGCTCCGGGTATCTGGCTCGAAGTCTCCAAGGGGGACCGATCAGAGAGCGTCTGCCGGTTCGCGGCGCTCCCGGGTGTCCCGTCCGAAATGAAGCGCATGTACGCGGAGTTCGTCAGGCCGCGACTGCCGCAAACGGACCAGATCATCCGAACGGCCCGCATCAATATTTTCGGGGCGGGCGAGTCCGAAGTCGAAGAGCGGCTCGGAGAGCTGACCGCGCGAGATCGCTCCCCGGAAGTCGGGATCACAGCTCACGAAGGCACGATCACGCTGCGAATCGTTGCCCGCGGAACGAGCGAAGAGGATTGCGCCCGGCAATTCGATGCCGTGCGGACCACCACCACCGAGAAGCTTGGCGATTTGGTCTTCGGCGAAGAGGATGTCGAGTTAGAACATATTGTTGCCGAGCATCTTGCGAAATTGGGTCGAACACTCGCGATTGCCGAAACTGCGACGGCGGGACTTGTGGCACACCGACTCTTTTTGACCGAAAGGGTCGACGACCTTGTCGTGCGGGCGATCACGCTATCGCCGAATCAATTTGCAACTTTGGCAGAAATGACGGGCTCCCCTCAGCTTGCTGAGAATGAAATGAAGGGACTCGCCGCCGATTGCGCTCTCAAACTTCGGCGGGACGCCAGAAGCGATTTCGGATTGGCCATCTCTCCATTCGAGACCGTCCGAGACGCTCAAGTCGCTGCCGGTTTGGCAATTTCGCTTGCCGATGAAACGGGCGTTGAAGTGGTTCGCCACGTCCCAGTCGGCGATTGGAGCATCGCGCGGAGTCGCGCCGCGAAAGCCGCTCTTGATCTACTGCGTCGATCGTTAGCGCGGCATCGTTAA
- the floA gene encoding flotillin-like protein FloA (flotillin-like protein involved in membrane lipid rafts) codes for MIFAQNGSLFIWIGGIFVFLVVLFIFAVFARYFGLWIQCKFTGAKVSLPDLVMMSLRKVNPTIIVRSLIMAVQAGLLRDYPLTRRQLEAHYLAGGNVPNVVRSLIAAHRAQIDLNWDTAAAIDLAGRDVLDAVRTSVYPKVIDCPDPKKKAGTLDAVAGDGIQLKARARVTVRTNLKQLIGGATEETVIARVGQGIVQAIGSTASYATVLENPDQISRTVLGQGLEANTAYEIVSIDIADIDVGENIGARLQADQAEADMQVAQAKAEQLRAEAAAQEQEMIAKTQENRATVVLAEAEVPAAIAEAFRSRRLGLLDYYELKNVQADTRMRSSIAGETVDSTAERG; via the coding sequence ATGATTTTTGCCCAGAACGGCAGTCTGTTTATCTGGATCGGCGGGATATTCGTATTTCTCGTGGTCCTGTTCATTTTCGCGGTCTTCGCGAGATATTTCGGCCTGTGGATTCAGTGTAAATTCACGGGAGCCAAGGTCTCGCTGCCCGACCTCGTGATGATGTCGCTGCGGAAGGTCAATCCGACCATTATCGTCCGCAGCCTGATTATGGCTGTGCAGGCGGGGCTGCTGCGTGACTACCCGCTGACCCGCCGCCAGTTGGAAGCGCACTACCTCGCCGGGGGCAACGTTCCGAACGTCGTGCGATCGCTGATCGCCGCCCATCGGGCGCAGATCGATCTCAACTGGGATACGGCCGCCGCGATCGATCTCGCCGGTCGTGACGTGCTCGACGCAGTCCGTACGAGCGTTTATCCGAAAGTGATCGATTGCCCCGACCCGAAGAAAAAGGCAGGCACACTCGACGCCGTGGCTGGTGACGGGATTCAGTTGAAAGCACGGGCGCGAGTGACGGTGCGAACGAACCTGAAGCAACTGATCGGTGGGGCGACTGAAGAGACCGTGATCGCACGGGTCGGTCAGGGCATCGTCCAAGCGATCGGTTCGACGGCCTCTTACGCAACGGTTCTTGAGAACCCCGACCAAATTTCTCGGACTGTGCTCGGACAGGGACTCGAAGCGAACACGGCCTACGAGATCGTCTCGATCGATATCGCCGATATCGACGTGGGCGAGAACATCGGAGCCCGGCTGCAGGCGGATCAGGCGGAAGCCGACATGCAGGTGGCTCAGGCGAAGGCCGAGCAGTTGCGAGCCGAAGCGGCCGCGCAGGAACAGGAAATGATCGCCAAGACGCAGGAGAATCGGGCGACGGTCGTGTTGGCCGAAGCCGAAGTGCCTGCGGCGATCGCCGAAGCATTTCGCTCCCGCCGACTCGGTCTGCTCGACTATTATGAATTGAAGAACGTGCAGGCTGACACGCGGATGCGGTCGTCGATCGCGGGAGAAACGGTCGATAGCACTGCGGAGCGCGGCTGA
- a CDS encoding YiiX/YebB-like N1pC/P60 family cysteine hydrolase codes for MRKSEFLSGVIAASLGIVISVGGIQTAAAHDSSLNATVQHDEITPHVVSSTELADSIESEPRTGTLIFTQGDCLAVKVFSASSFTHVAGLVVGDDGEVLVYESQNGVGVRKMPLRAYLRIQEGCDLSICRPARVMDVKQRVEFVEHLESQLGRPYLVRHHLTGNRAHGIHCAEYMTDALMSAKLLHARKPPKVSPASLRQGAIETGLYDAAQSVFVSEIEPVAVEGQNWCDQMWLDTVVCTKNCWKTIRSCVLCK; via the coding sequence ATGCGAAAAAGTGAATTCCTCAGCGGTGTGATTGCCGCCTCACTTGGAATCGTGATCTCGGTCGGCGGAATACAGACCGCCGCGGCCCACGATTCATCGCTCAACGCGACGGTGCAGCACGACGAGATCACGCCGCACGTCGTGTCTTCGACCGAACTCGCAGACAGTATCGAAAGTGAGCCCCGCACCGGCACCTTGATATTCACCCAAGGCGATTGTCTGGCCGTGAAGGTGTTCTCGGCCAGTTCCTTCACCCATGTGGCGGGTCTGGTCGTCGGTGATGACGGCGAGGTTTTAGTCTACGAAAGTCAGAACGGTGTCGGTGTTCGCAAAATGCCGTTGCGAGCTTACCTGCGAATCCAGGAGGGCTGCGATTTGTCGATCTGCCGTCCCGCGCGTGTCATGGACGTCAAGCAGCGGGTCGAGTTTGTCGAGCATCTGGAATCGCAACTCGGCCGACCTTATCTCGTTCGACACCATCTAACGGGGAATCGAGCGCACGGCATTCATTGCGCCGAGTACATGACCGACGCGTTGATGTCTGCGAAACTGCTGCACGCTCGGAAGCCGCCCAAGGTGTCGCCGGCAAGCCTGAGGCAGGGGGCGATTGAAACCGGACTCTACGACGCGGCGCAAAGCGTGTTCGTGTCCGAGATCGAACCGGTGGCGGTGGAAGGTCAAAATTGGTGCGACCAAATGTGGCTCGACACCGTCGTCTGCACGAAAAACTGCTGGAAAACAATTCGCTCCTGCGTGCTGTGCAAATGA
- a CDS encoding cupin-like domain-containing protein translates to MPLIAMTDPIVELDPEHRVPGALEAQILTAQHRLLETGLFTDEGLIELMERHPRALCNLSMMGTNQEEYVWGDVDATGYDAADLLRAVKEGRFWINVRQIMKHQPELRRIVDELYDELENQSPGFVATRRSANVLISSPDAFVYYHVDVPQNILWHIRGRKRVWVYGEWEDIVPRDIYEAIVDCSREEDVPYRSEFDQKADVFDLEPGQVITWPQNTPHRVENLDGLNVSLSTEHYTPRAFRKVRVIRANRFLKNVLGLPVKQEQTDGPVFALKNSVFLAKRTVEKYCVRKQDYSYPVKYRLNFDAPQLMEAVEQSAGESLQSAGV, encoded by the coding sequence ATGCCTCTTATTGCTATGACCGATCCCATCGTTGAACTTGATCCCGAACACCGTGTCCCCGGCGCCCTCGAAGCACAAATCCTGACCGCGCAGCACCGGCTGCTAGAGACGGGGCTGTTCACCGATGAGGGCCTGATCGAACTCATGGAGCGGCACCCCCGAGCCCTGTGCAACCTCAGCATGATGGGGACAAATCAGGAAGAGTATGTATGGGGCGACGTCGACGCGACTGGATATGATGCGGCCGATTTGCTGCGTGCCGTTAAAGAGGGCCGCTTCTGGATCAACGTCCGGCAGATTATGAAGCACCAGCCGGAGTTGCGCCGCATCGTTGACGAACTCTACGATGAGCTTGAGAACCAATCGCCCGGTTTCGTCGCGACTCGCCGCTCGGCGAACGTGCTGATTTCCTCGCCCGACGCGTTCGTCTATTACCACGTGGATGTCCCGCAGAACATTCTGTGGCACATCCGCGGCCGCAAGCGGGTTTGGGTCTACGGCGAGTGGGAGGACATCGTCCCGCGCGATATCTACGAAGCCATCGTTGATTGCAGCCGCGAAGAGGACGTTCCGTATCGCAGCGAATTCGATCAGAAAGCGGACGTGTTCGACCTCGAACCGGGTCAGGTCATCACTTGGCCGCAGAACACCCCGCACCGCGTCGAAAATCTCGACGGGCTCAACGTCTCCCTCTCGACCGAGCACTACACGCCCCGTGCGTTCCGGAAGGTCCGGGTGATCCGGGCCAATCGCTTTCTAAAGAACGTGCTCGGCCTGCCCGTCAAACAAGAGCAGACCGACGGTCCGGTCTTCGCCTTGAAGAACTCAGTCTTCCTCGCAAAGAGAACGGTTGAGAAGTACTGCGTTCGCAAGCAGGATTACTCTTATCCCGTGAAGTATCGACTGAACTTCGACGCGCCGCAGTTGATGGAGGCGGTTGAGCAAAGTGCTGGAGAGTCTTTGCAATCTGCCGGAGTTTGA
- a CDS encoding NfeD family protein: MDYSHFSILLLLLSLALLVTEVFIPSGGVLGVLTVVALLGSIYCAYEAWWGTSPTAWWIYVASVVFLIPSVLVGAFAAFPHTPFGKRVLLEAPTPEEIQPYAKEREELAGLVGKRGESLTPHAPGGMVIVNGRRYHSETRGLMLDPKQEIEVVSVSGNRLVVRLADSPAPPSQEIEDETPEIADGSPEDTQDEIGDDASRDRRPDGSSIDFDLPETS, encoded by the coding sequence ATGGATTATTCGCACTTCAGCATCTTGCTCCTGCTATTGAGTCTGGCGTTGCTCGTGACGGAGGTCTTCATTCCGTCCGGCGGCGTGCTGGGGGTGCTGACCGTCGTGGCGCTGCTTGGCTCAATCTATTGCGCGTACGAAGCGTGGTGGGGCACGAGTCCGACGGCCTGGTGGATTTACGTCGCGTCGGTCGTGTTTTTGATACCGTCGGTTCTTGTCGGGGCGTTTGCGGCATTTCCGCACACACCCTTCGGCAAGCGGGTGCTGTTGGAAGCCCCGACGCCCGAAGAGATTCAGCCTTACGCGAAAGAGCGCGAAGAACTCGCCGGACTGGTCGGAAAGCGCGGCGAGTCACTGACGCCGCACGCCCCGGGCGGGATGGTGATCGTAAACGGTCGGCGGTACCACTCCGAAACGCGAGGTTTGATGCTCGATCCGAAGCAGGAGATCGAGGTCGTTTCCGTATCCGGGAATCGCCTTGTGGTCCGGCTCGCCGACTCTCCGGCTCCGCCGTCGCAAGAGATCGAAGACGAGACTCCCGAGATCGCAGACGGCTCGCCGGAGGACACTCAGGACGAGATTGGGGACGACGCGAGTCGAGACCGGAGGCCGGACGGATCATCCATTGATTTCGATCTGCCGGAGACTTCGTGA
- a CDS encoding creatininase family protein encodes MKRSTPFLAEMTNRELEQFLEKSQTVIIPVGATEQHGPHSPIGTDVIIPQEIARRVAGEIEAVIAPSLAYTLSYPHRGFAAEFSVSIETFMAVIKDLTLSFAQSGFRKIVFLNGHFDNTYPIAYACAQAAEAGLPEGTIAFPINYWDGLTAEERDKYLTLDKGLHAGMTEVSAILAIDPELVDMEQANTEFPNFPETITESPAIHAAFFFTSPGSVYRITKTGTWGDATKATAEQGEEYLGFGVKSVLNLLADIDKTYAELPVR; translated from the coding sequence ATGAAACGCTCCACTCCGTTCCTTGCCGAAATGACCAACCGCGAACTGGAGCAGTTCCTGGAGAAGTCTCAGACGGTCATCATTCCCGTCGGGGCGACCGAGCAGCACGGGCCGCACTCGCCGATCGGGACCGACGTAATCATTCCACAGGAGATCGCTCGCCGTGTGGCCGGAGAAATCGAAGCGGTGATCGCGCCGTCGCTCGCCTACACGCTCTCCTACCCACACCGTGGATTCGCCGCTGAGTTTAGCGTCTCGATCGAAACCTTCATGGCGGTCATCAAGGACCTCACGCTCTCGTTCGCCCAAAGCGGCTTCCGCAAGATCGTGTTCCTGAATGGCCATTTCGACAACACCTACCCGATCGCCTACGCCTGCGCTCAAGCCGCCGAGGCCGGGCTGCCCGAGGGCACGATCGCGTTCCCGATCAATTACTGGGACGGTCTGACCGCCGAAGAGCGCGACAAATATCTCACCCTTGATAAAGGGTTGCACGCCGGGATGACCGAAGTCTCCGCGATCCTCGCCATCGATCCCGAACTGGTCGATATGGAACAGGCCAATACCGAGTTCCCCAACTTCCCGGAGACGATCACCGAGTCCCCGGCAATCCACGCCGCGTTCTTCTTTACCTCCCCCGGCAGCGTCTACCGCATCACCAAAACGGGCACCTGGGGCGATGCGACCAAGGCCACGGCGGAGCAGGGCGAAGAATACCTCGGCTTCGGCGTGAAGTCGGTCCTCAATCTCCTTGCCGATATCGACAAAACGTACGCGGAATTGCCGGTAAGATGA